The Lacticaseibacillus rhamnosus DNA window GGGTTTATACGGTCAGAAAAGAATATTTCCGACATTTTTGCTGCAGGATTTTGGGGCGTTACGACAAGCGATCGTCAACTTTGGCAGTATGGGGTGAATCGTAGTTAAATATCTACCCATACATGAGGGGGATAGACAAGTATGTCAAAAAAATATTTGATGGGTATCGATAATGGTGGAACGAGTACAAAAGCTGCCATTTATGATATGGATGGTCATGAGCTAGAAAAGACTACTGTTAATACAAAAATGTTGACTCCGCATCCGTTCTTTACAGAGCGTGATATGAACGAACTTTGGAAAGCTAATATCTATGTTATAAAACAAACACTCGAAAAGTCGCACATTGATCCTAGAAATATATCGGGAATAGCATGTACTGGACATGGAAACGGCCTGTATCTGGTTGATGATAAAGGAAATGCTGTTCGTAATGGCATTATTTCTACCGATGATCGGGCCGCCGCTTATGTGAAAAAGTGGCTAGCGGATCCTTACTATGAAAACGAGATTCGTCCCAAGACTTATCAAACAGTTTGGTCTTCACAGCCAGTCGCGCTTTTGGCCTGGTTGCAAGATAACGAACCTGAAGTATTTGAACGAACCAAATACATCTTCATGATTCCGGACCTCATTCGGTTTTGGTTAACGGGCGATGCACATTTTGAGATTACTAATGCATCTGGAACAAGCATGTTAAATATCAATACGAAAAAGTTTGATCAGGATTTGTTCAAGTTCTTTGGGATTGAACGATGGATGGCTAAGCTGCCACCGCTAGCAAACTCTACCGATCATTGCGGTAGTATATCAAGAAAAATCGCAAGTGAAACAGGTCTTGTCGAGGGAACTCCGTGTTCGGGTGGGGTATTCGATATTGCGGCTTCCGCGTTGTCAACAGGATTGGTGCACCGTCACAAACTTGGAATTGTAACCGGAACTTGGTCAATCAACGAGTACATTACGAACAAGCCTAAAGTTGTCAAAGACTTATTTATGACTTCAATTTATCCGATAGCAGATCGTTGGTTGATTACGGAAGCCAGTCCCACATCAGCTAGTAACTTAGAATGGTTCATCAATACTTTCATGAATAAGGAGAAGAGGGCTGCAGAGGATGCGGGATTTTCAATATACGAGTATTGCAACAAGCTTGTTGCAAGCACAAAACCACAGGATAGTGATTTACTATTTTTCCCCTTTATCTTTGGTGGTAATGCGGTACCGAATGCTAGTGCTGGTTTTGTGGGAGCTACAAAATATCACGATCTTAAATATTTTGTTCGTGCAGTTTATGAGGGCGTTGTCTTTTCGCATATGTATCACATTGAAAAGTTACGAAGAATTGATGGGCATTTAGACGGTGCTGCTCGTATTGCTGGCGGGATCACCAACTCTCAAGTTTGGTTGCAGATTTTTGCAAATGTCTTAAAGCAGCCTTTAGAACTTGTTAACGTGAAAGAAAATGGAACTCTTGGGACTGCTATGACAGCGGGGGTCATGACAGGAGACTTTAAGAGCGTTGAGGATGCGGCAAACCACATGGTGCATATTAGCCGAACAATTCTTCCTCAACCCGAGTTTGAAGATGTTTATCAAAAGAAATATGAATGTTATAAGAAAGCATTGACAAACATGGAACCTGTTTGGAATGGACTACAGACGGTTTGAATTATCTCGTATGAAGATATGGAGGTTTTAATAATGGATTTAGGTATTAAAGGGAAGAACGCCATTATTACAGGAGGAGCAACTGGACTGGGTCAGCAATTTGTTCTCGGATTAGCAAAAGAAGGCGCTAATGTTGCTTTTACGTACATGAGTGAAAAAGAGAAGCCAGAGCAGACGGTTGAAAAGGTGCATGCAATTAATCCAAGTTTGAAAGCGGTACCTGTTTTAACAAATCTGGCCGACGAAACACAGATTGTTAATTTCTTCGATACAGCACTTCAAAGGCTTGGCAGCGTTGATATTGTCGTGAACAATGCGGGTATTTGGCTTTCAGGAAAAGTGGTGGACATTCCTGCTAAAGATTGGGACTTGACGATGAAAGTCAACCTTCGAGCTCCGTTCTTACTATGCCAGCAATTTGTTCGATATGCTCTGAAGACGAAGCGGAGAGGTCATATTGTCAATGTGACATCACAAGCGGCTTATTATGGATCAACAACTGGACATGCTCACTATGCGGCAAGTAAAGCTGGATTAATTGCTTTTTCAATTTCATTAGCTCGTGAAGTCGCAAAAAATGGAATTAATATCAATAATATCGCAGTCGGAGTGATGCATACGCGAATGATTCAAGCCAATCTTGATAAAGATCCTAATTACTATGTAAACCGTATTCCAATGGGACGTGTCGCGGAACCATCCGAAATCGCAGAGCTAGGAATCTTTCTTGCATCTGAGCCAGCCAGTTATATGACTGGGGCAACTGTTGATGTTACCGGTGGTATGTTAATGCATTAATAAATGGGGAGATAGATAAAATGAAGGCAATCGCATTTGGTGATAATTTAATTGATGTTTCCATGTTAAAAGTTGGTCTTACTACTCTGGAAAATGCGGGGATTGATGTGACAATCCGAGATTGGTCTCACGAATCCACTGCTGCACTTCAAGCAGACAATCTGAAGGTTGAGCAGCATGGCCCGGAAGCAGTAAACGTTGACGATTCGCTTTTGAAAGATATTGATCAGTTTGATTTGATCATTACACAATTTATGCCAATCGGTAAAAAGATTATCGATCGTGCAAAAAACCTCAAATATATCGGAGTTTTACGTGGTGGTATTGAGAATGTTGATGCGGAATATGCTAAATCGAAAGGCATTAAAGTTATGAACACGGCTGGCCGCAATGCACGTGCTGTAGCCGAATTTACGGTAGGCATGATTCTTGCGGAGACACGTAACATTGCGCGAACTCACGCCGCAATGGAAAAAGATATTTGGTTAAAAGACTTTCCTAATAAAGATTACATTCCTGAATTGGGAGGTAAAACTATCGGTATTGCTGGTTTTGGGCACATTGGCCAGTTGGTTGGGCAGTTCTTGAAAGGCTTTGACGCAAATGTCATCTTTTACGACAAATATGTTGATGAACAGAAAGGATTTACAAAAATTGATTCTTTAGATGAATTGATTAAGCGGTCAGATGTGTTAACAATTCACATGCGGGTTACTCCTGAAACAGATCACATTATTAATGCAAAGCGCATCGCCGAGTTAAAACCTACCGCTTACTTTATTAATACAGCCCGCGCTGAGTTGGTAGATGAAGATGCCCTGCTGACCGCTCTTGAGCAGGGAAAGATAAGCGGTGCTGCAGTTGATACATTCAACAACGAGCCATTGCCTCCAGACAGCCGCTTTTTGAAGCTAAAGAATATTACTTTGACTTCACATTTAGCAGGAAGTACTGCTGACGCTTTTCGTAATACGCCTAAACTCTTTGCTGAGAGATTTATGGCGTCATTGCAAGAGTAGCTTGTCACTAAAGAAGGGCTGGGTGAAGCATAATGCAAATAATTCAGGCAATCGTTAATTTGGGTGCCGCAGTTATGATGCCGATTATCTTCTTCGTTGTTGGGGTAGTGTTCAGGCTCTCTATAGGAAAGTCATTTAAGGCCGGCATGTTGGTCGGTATTGGATTCACAGGAGTTAGTATGGTAATTAATCTTTTACTAACCAATCTTGGACCTGCTTCAAAAGCAATGGTTGCGCGGATGGGATTGCATCTTACCGTTGTCGATACAGGTTGGCCGACTGCTTCAACTATCGGATGGGGAACACCAATTATGCCGATTATCGTTATTGGGTTCCTGGTAATTAATGCGGTAATGCTAGTATTAAATCTGACCAAGACGGTTGATATTGATATCTTTAACTACTGGATCTTTCTTCTGCTTGCTGCCGTTGTATATGCCGCTTCGCATAGCTTTTGGGTCGCGGCATTGACAACATGGATTATCTTTGCTCTGACACTGATAGTCGCAGATTTGACAGCACCGTGGATAGAGCGACAGTATAAGTCATTAAATTTAAAAGGAATTTCATTTCCTCACCTAACATGCCTTGCTTGGGTACCATTTGGCATAGCAACCAACTGGGTGATTGAACGCATCCCCGGTCTCAAGAAGATAGACATGCAACCTGAGAAGATCCAGAAGCGTTTTGGGGTCTTTGGTGAGCCATTAACTTTAGGCTTTATTCTTGGGATAGCGATAGCGCTAATGGCGGGGTATGATATCTCTAAGACCCTGACTTTGGCTATTAATGTTGCAGCCGCTATGGTTCTATTACCAAAGATGATTGACATCTTAGTTGAGGGTTTGACCATGGTTCGTGATCATGTTGAAAAACAGCTAAAAAAGTGGTTTCCCAAACGGTCCTTCTATATTGGAATGGATACTGCGTTGCTTATCGGTGAGCCATCTGTACTTGCAACAGGTTTGATTCTCATTCCGATCGCAATTATCTTGGCCTTTATTTTGCCGGGCAATAAAATGTTACCATTTGTGGATCTAGCATCGTTAATGTTCTTGCTGGCACTGGTAACCCCATTTGTTAAACGGAACATGTTCCGGATGGTAATCGCGGGGACATTAATTTTAATTTGTATCCTTTACGTTGGAACCAGCATTGCACCCGAATATACTCAATCTGCAATTTCCTCAAAGATTCCGATGGGTAAGGGAATAACCAGTATGTCCAATATTGTTGGATCTGCAACCACCTGGATCGGATGGGTTTGTGTCAAAATAGGATCGTTGTTTTAAAGTGGAATAGTTGAATGCGTTGGTTTATCAGATTAACGAAGTGCTTAAAAAGGAGCCGAGGGGAATGCCACCTTGACTCCTTTTTCAGTCCTCAGTGCTTAGTTAAGTAGACATGCGTAGGCTGTATTGTATGATACTGACCTTAAAAAACTCTACTTCCGGGCCCGGAAAAATATATACTAATGTAAGCGCTAACTAACGTGTCATACTGGAATTGTCAGGAGGGCAATTGGGATTGACCTGTAGAAGAGGAGGCAATTATGAACGAGAAGATTAAACAGTTGCTTGACATCTTATTACAGCAAAAAGATTACCTTACTGCCTTGCAACTATCTGAAATGTTGGGGGTTACAGAGAGGAGTATTCGGAACTATGTGAGAACTTTAAACAGTAGTGAGACACAAGGGCCTCTGATTATTTCCTCTAACAAGGGGTACCGGATACAAAGAGACTTGTATAACGAAAGTATAGAAAATCGGTTATTCGCTGAGGATGATGCAGAATTGCTCTTTAGAATTGCTTTTATTCTAGTGAGCCATGTTTCTTTCATTACGTTCGATGACCTTGCAATGCAATTAAATTATTCTGTCGAAAGTATTCGCAGTAAGGTTCAGGTGCTGTTCTCCAAAATTCATGATATGAACCTTAACGTTGCGTTGGAGTCGCGAATCTTTACAGGTATTCGGATTTTAGGGGCAGAAAATCAAAAACGATTGCTTTTAGAACAACTAATACCAATTGGAAAAATTGTTAAGGGAGATTTAACCGATTCTACTTTTAAATTGTTAAATGGGGTGTGTGATAAGCAAACGATTGAGAAAGAAATTGTTAGTATAGACACGGTTTTCTCTCAGCACCATACAACAATGGATTTCATTGTATACGCGAAGATTATCTGTCACATGGTCATTGCGATAAGCCGTTACAGAGAAAATCATCCGATCAATAGTTCAGAAGTTAAAGATAGCAACAAGGACCATCCTGAATTTCAATTGGCTTCTTCTTTATTAGCAAGAGCCCCAACAGCAATAAGTAACAAAGCTGAAATAATGGCGCTTACCAACTATCTGATTGCCATGCCATTAAATACCCCAGGTTCGTTCGTGCCAAATATGAATGTGCTACAGCGTGGTCAATTGGAAAGTTCACTGAAAAGAGCAGAAAGCTATTACGGCATTCCGCTATATTCTAATGAAAGTTATCGGAACCAAATCATAAATCATATTATGAGACTTCTAGATCCAATCGAAGAAAGTATACCGGTATTTAATCCATATTCTCAAAAAACAAAGAGAGAATATCTGTTTGCCTATTCGATTGCTTGTTTTCTTTACGATGAGCTGCAAAACGATTTTGATATACAAGCACCTGAATCGGAGATAGCCTATCTCGCAATTCATATTCAACTTGTCTTAACTGAGGAGACCAAGAGCACAATTCGGACAGAATTAGTTTTCCAAGGCAAGAAGGCAGAAGGAGAATTGTTTCGATATAAGATCCAGACATATTTTCCAAGGATAGATATTGGGGTAGTCACAACGGCAATGGATTTAGCTGATATATCGAAGTATCAATTGATCATAAGATGTGGGTTTCAAGAGTCGGATGACCAGGTAAACGATAAGATAATAGAAATTAGCAAAGCATTGAACACTAATGATATAGCCAGAATTCAAAATTTTATTGAGACAGTTGGTACGATGTCTCTGATTCAGAAGCTTGACTATCATCATATGAATGAGTCTTCGAGTATGGATGCGATAGCATATTTATTGAAAAAATCAGGGTACTTTAACCTTTTCCCGTATTTTAAAAAGAGGGAATCAATGTCATCTACTGATATTGGACATCTTGTAGCTATGCCTCACCCCTTTTTAAAGGGTTCGGAGACAGCTGCCAAAGTCATCGTAGGAATTAATAAGACAGCAATTTCTTGGGGACGCCAAAAGGTTAGATTGGTTGTGATATACATTCCCGCGGCTGATCTTAAAACAAACAAAAACTTTTTTAATGATGTTTATGAACACACCAATAACTTGGCTGAAGTTCATGCCTTATTAGAGACTAAGACAAAGCGAGAGTTCATCGAGGTTTGGAATAGAAAAGGAGATTATTCGAATGCTTTATAACATGGTTGATTTACTAAGTGTTGCATATAAAAATAATTTTGCTGTTGGATCTTATAATGTCGCCAATAGTGAATTCGTAGAAGCGATTATTCACGCGGCGGAAGCTAAAAATGCGCCAGCTATTATTCAGATTCACCCCAACGAAATCAATTTGGTAGGTGACAATTTCACTGCGTATGTTAGACAAGCAGTTGATCGAACTCGTGTACCAATGGCCATTCATGTGGACCATGGTGCAACGTTGGGAGATTGCGTACGCGGCATTCATAACGGGTATACGTCAGTCATGATTGATGCATCGGCAAAGTCTTGGGATGACAATGTAGCACTCACTAAACAAGTTGTAGATGTGGCCCATAGTGTAGGTGTTTCTGTCGAAGCGGAGCTAGGGACAATCGGGTCTAACGAACTTTCGACAGAAGGGACCGGGGTCAACAAGATTCTCTACACCGATCCAGAGGATGCAAAGAAATTTGTGAGTTTGACTGGCGTTGACACGCTTGCTGTAGCTATTGGTACGCGGCACGGGCATTACAGTCATGTTGAAAAACCTGAACTGCGAATTGATTTGCTTGAGAAGATTCATGAGGCAGTTGACATTCCATTAGTCTTACACGGAGGCTCTGATAATAAAGATGAGGAGATTAAGAAGACGTATCTTCATGGTGTGGCTAAGATCAACCTGTCAACGGACATGAAAACTGCATTCTTTTCGCAATTACGCAAGAATTTGGATGAAAATCCTGGTGCTTATGAACCCGATCAGCTGATGCCATCAGCCAGAAAGGCGGCTCAAGAGGTAGTCGAATACAAAATGGATCTCTTTAATTCTACTGGTAAAGCTGAATTGTACTAGAGATAACCATCGAGATTTCCAATTGTGGAGGTGAACAAGATGCGTATTGATGAACTAATTGATATCAAAAATATTGACACTAGCATTGAACCGATGACAAAAGATCAAGTCATTGACCGGATGATCAGTAAACTAAGCCAGAATGGTTATGTCCAAGATGCAGACGTATTCAGAAAAGCTATTTATCAACGTGAAAATGAAATTTCAACTGCAGTTGGATATGGCGTTGCAATTCCCCATGCCCGAACCAGAGCAGTCGAAAGATCAACAATTGCTGTCTTTAGAGATCTTGCAGGTGTTCAATGGGGCCAGGAAAAAGTTAATTTAGTGTTTATGATTGCAGCTGAGGAGAGCGCTTCGGATGAACACTTGAAGATGTTGTCAAAGATTTCAACTTTTTTAATGGATGAAAGCTTTCGAGCTAGATTGATAACTGCAGCTGACCCTAATGAAATATACCAGATTCTTGTCCAAGAGGATGCTAAGAAAGATACTGAAGCCAACATTTCAAATGCGCGAGAATCTGCTGGGAAATATCTTATTGGGATTAGCGCCTGCATGACTGGAATCGCACATACGTATATGGCAGCCGAGGCACTTGCTAATGAAGCCAAAAAAAGGGGGATGCGCGCCAAGATTCAAACTAATGGTTCGACTGGTGTTGAGAATAGACTAACTTCAAAGGACATTGAAGAAGCCGATGCAATTGTTGTGGCTCATGACGTAAAAGTTGACACCACGGTTTTTGGTGGGAAGCCTTTCTTAGATGTTCCCGTAAAACGAGCTATTGATCAGCCCGGCTCAGTGGTTGATCAAGCTTTAGAAAAAGATACGACAAGTTCAAAATCTACTCCAACGCATAAGAACCTTGAATCCGCCTTAGGGAAAGAAACTAAGTCTGAAGAAGAGTTGACTGGTAGCGGTAAATTTGCTCGTGCTTTCTACACGCACATCATGAGTGGTGTGTCGTATATGATTCCATTTGTTGTCGTTGGTGGTATTTTTATCGCAATTTCCTTCATGTTTGGTATCTACGCATCAGATCCTAAGAGCGATCAGTATAATATCTGGGCAGCATTTTTCAATGAAATCGGTGGTAATGCGGCTTTTAAACTTTATGTTCCGATTCTTGGCGGCTTCATCTCATGGAGTATTGCGGATAAAGCAGGTTTAGCGCCTGGTATGATCGGCGGCATGATGGCTGTTAATGGTGGATCAGGCTTCTTAGGGGGCATGGTCGCTGGTTTCCTGGCCGGATATGTTACTCGATTCATTGTCAAAAAGACACAGAATGTTCCTCACTCATATAAAGGGATTATGGCAGTATTAGTTATCCCGCTCATAGCAACCTTTATTGTGGGGCTTGTTATGTTTTTCCTTCTGAATACACCAATGTCGAATATGATAAGGTTCCTGACAAATTGGCTAAAATCCATGACGGGCGTCAACGCTTTCTTGATGGGAGCACTTCTAGCTGGAATGATGGCATCTGATATGGGTGGTCCTATCAATAAGACCGCTTCAGCTTTTGGACTTGCTATGTTCGCTTCAAAAATCTATGGGCCTTCAGCAGCCTTGATGGTCGGTGGCATGGTGCCTCCGCTCGGAATTGCACTCGCAACTGTTTTGTTTAAGCGAAAGTTTACAATCCAAGAGCGCGAGGCGGGTAAAGCTAATTGGGTATTAGGGGCAAGCTTCATTACAGAAGGGGCAATCCCGTTTGCAGCAGCTGATCCGCTGAGGGTGATTCCGGCAAATATTATTGGTGGTGCAGTTGGTGGCGCAATCTGCATGGCGTCAAGCATTACGTTGCAAGCACCCCACGGCGGAATCTTTGTTATCCCAATTGCCTGCAATAAGCCACTTCTTTATATTGGCTGCATTCTAATCGGAACAATTATAACAGCGCTTATCTTGGGCTTTACCAAAAAGAATTTGAGCGAACAGCAAATGAAGCAACAGATGGCAGCAGGTATTATCTGAGAATTATGCAAGGTGCGAAGCTGAATATAGAGAGAATTATCGATATGATAAAAGGTTCGGTCATAGTATAAGGACTATACCGGACTTTTTTATATTGATTCTTGTGACAGTTGTGAATTTCTTATAACTATAAATACTGCACAATTTAAATGAATTAAAAAAGTAGCAAATACATTTCTTCGATGTATCCGCTACTTTGAATATTTGATGCTATAAGCTAGTCCTTAAGCTTAAAGTATTTAAGAAATTTTTAACGCTGAAAAATTTAGATAGTGATGGTGTTTTCTACGCATCATAGTCGGGTTCGTTTGTCAGAATCCAATCCTCTGCTTCTTTTGACCACAAGCCGTCATGCTTGGCCAGAATCTTTCCTAGGTCGGTCGTGGGGTCTACTTTGGCTAATTCTATTCGGTCAAATTTTTTACCACTGTACACCAACTTTTTGCCACCGCCAATTTCAGGTTGATTCATTGTTGTCTCAGCTGCATCGTTTAAGCCCATAACATGGGTAATAACTTTGGAAACGTCCAGCTTTTTCTCGGCAATTAGCTTAGCTGCTTCTGCTTCATTGTCTGCGTCACCACCTGATGTGCCAACAAAATGAGTAAAATTATAGTGGATGTTGTAGAAATTTACAGACGCAGAAAAGTCTTTTTTCATCGGGCCTGCAAACTGATTTAAGCACCCATCAGGATTGAGCAGGGAGTCTGCTAAAGTTGCTAACGGTGCAACGCTGATCATCAAAAAAGCGTCATCGTACCCATTGCCATCAACTGCATCTAGAAGAACTTCTTTTTGCTCATCAAGTGATAAGTTGTTGACGTTGACAAACTTGATATCTACCCAGTCAGATGGATAAAGTTTTTTAGCACGATCCAGTTTGGCCTGATTGACATCGGTTACAACAAGCGTCGACGGCTTTTTTGGACCATGTAGTGCGTAGTCAATGGCAAGTAGTCCCATTGGGCCTGTCCCGCCCATGATTAACATGTTGCCACCTTCTTTGATACCTGTTGTTGGTTGGTATGAGTGGAAGTTGACATGGTATTGTGCTCGAAATGCGGCAATAACACAACTTACCGGTTCACACAACGAACCTTCATAATATGCATCGCCTTCGAATGGAATTAAGCACCCCATTGTCATCACTTCATCAGGAATAATAATCTTTGTTGCATCACCGCCGATATATGGATATGAATAACCTGGTACAAAAGGCGTGTTTTGACGAGCCAAATTTGGCTGGATTACGTAATTTTGGCCAGCGTGGAACTTTGACTGCCACTTTTTGCCCACTTTTAAGATTTTTCCAGAAAACTCGTGGCCTAGAACTGCTGGATTATGCGCTAAATCATCAGGGGTCTTTTTGTGATCTTCACCTTCCATCGCAAGCTTCCATGATGACATACACATTGTATCGCTCACGACAGTCGCGAGGATCTCATCGTCCTTCATTTCGGGAAGGTCAAAAGTGTCAATTCGGAGATCCTTCTTACCATAAATTCGTAATGCTGTACTTTCCATGTTGATATCCTCCATTCACAAATGTGAGAATTGATTGGGTACTTATTTTTTCTAGCTACAAACAGATGTTAATCCAGCAATTTCGTTTGAGCAAGTAAGCGCTACCAAAAAATCACATATGTGAAACTGTTAGGACAACTCTTTGATTGCCTTTGCTGTTGCTTCGGTAGTAATTAAAGTGTTTAAGAGACCACCTCGAAGAGCGGCAAGGATAGCATTTACCTTTTCTTCCCCAAAAGCAATTCCAACGGAGTGTGGTACTTTTCGCAATGCCGAAAAAGGAAAGGCAACAAGAATGGAGTCGATATCGCGAGCTAATTTTCCATCCTTGTCGAAAGGGTGTGAAAGAATATCTCCGACCATATCGGCACTGAAATAAGACTTGAAGTTTGTGTTCTCATAGAACGCTTGCCAATCAGGAGAATCTGTAATTAGTGAACTTCCGATGCCAAAGATCGCGATATTGACACGATTCCACAATCCTAAGATTTCTTGCGTGTTGGGGTTGGCGAGAAGCTCTTTACGAAGCGCTTTTGATCTGACAAAGGCAGGGGAATCCAAGACAAACGCTGTTCCGTTTAGCCGATTGGCGAGCCGGTGTGTCAGATAGCTCACATGATAGTTCGAAGGTATTCTTCCCATTGGGCCACCCACCAGCGGAACAACTTTAATATCACGAAGGCCTTTAT harbors:
- a CDS encoding sugar-binding transcriptional regulator, translating into MSNLPKRYDRATLVKISDLYYMHGLTQQEISNIAHIHRTEISRILKAARDEGVVSIAINPETTAVSQLIDFFKQKYNLREAVIVPASENGGNELNALSVYASMFLSRIIKSGDVIGLSWGSTLSSVISQFPTDKGLRDIKVVPLVGGPMGRIPSNYHVSYLTHRLANRLNGTAFVLDSPAFVRSKALRKELLANPNTQEILGLWNRVNIAIFGIGSSLITDSPDWQAFYENTNFKSYFSADMVGDILSHPFDKDGKLARDIDSILVAFPFSALRKVPHSVGIAFGEEKVNAILAALRGGLLNTLITTEATAKAIKELS